Proteins from a single region of Deinococcus seoulensis:
- a CDS encoding response regulator, with translation MTTPPVEILLVEDNPADVMLTQEAFEDAQFPHHLHHARDGVDALAFLRRTGPHGAAPRPDVILLDLNMPRMTGLELLDILKLDPELRSIPVIVLTTSRAESDIWRSYNLHANAYIPKPVSVAEFEDVIQTLGNFWFRKVALPHRPD, from the coding sequence ATGACCACCCCCCCCGTCGAGATTCTGCTGGTCGAGGACAACCCGGCCGACGTGATGCTCACCCAGGAGGCGTTCGAGGACGCCCAGTTCCCCCACCACCTGCACCACGCCCGCGACGGCGTGGACGCCCTGGCGTTCCTGCGCCGCACCGGCCCGCACGGCGCCGCCCCCCGCCCGGACGTGATCCTGCTGGACCTGAACATGCCCCGCATGACCGGCCTGGAACTGCTGGACATCCTGAAACTCGACCCGGAACTGCGCAGCATTCCCGTGATCGTCCTGACCACCAGCCGCGCCGAGAGCGACATCTGGCGCAGCTACAACCTGCACGCCAACGCGTACATTCCAAAACCCGTCAGCGTCGCCGAGTTCGAGGACGTCATCCAGACCCTCGGGAACTTCTGGTTCCGCAAGGTCGCGTTGCCCCACAGGCCCGACTGA